The Phycisphaerae bacterium DNA window GTTGAAGGCGGCAACAGTTTTGTCGATGCCTTCAAGGAATTCGAAAGCGGAGATATGAATGTTCGGCTACTGGAAGTGCTTGCGTGTAACGGCTGTATAATGGGGCCGGGCATTTCGAATAAAAAACCTCTGTTTAACAGGCGGGCATCTGTCAGCAGTTACGTTCAGGAGAAGATGAGTAATTTCGACAGGAAAAAATGGGAGAAAAATGTAAAGCGGTTTGAAAATCTCGACCTTTCGAGAAAATTTTCTGCTTATGACCAGCGGATTAAGCTGATACAGGAAGACGACCTTGAACATATTTTAGTGCGGATGGGCAAATACACAGCGGAGGATGAGCTTAATTGCGGAGCCTGCGGTTATAATACCTGCCGTGAGCACGCATTGGCGATATGGAAAGGACTGGCCGAAAGTGAAATGTGCCTGCCTTATTCGATTGAACAGCTCCACAAGACCATCGAGGATTTGGCGAATTCCAATAATCAGCTTGCGAATACGCAGGAAGCGCTGATGCAGTCTGAAAAGCTTGCGAGTATGGGGCAGCTTGCCGCCGGTGTCGCCCATGAAATTAATAATCCGCTCGGCGTGGTTCTGATGTATGCGCATTTACTGCTGGAAAAATACCGTGACGATATACTGCTGAAAGACGATTTGCGTCTAATTGCCGAACAGGCCGACAGGTGCAAGAAAATTGTCGGCGGCCTGCTGAATTTCGCCAGGAAAAACAAGGCGATTCTGCAGCCTGCGGATATTTATGAAATTATCGATAAGTCCATACAGGCCGTGCCAAACGAAAAAGGCGTCGAAATCATGGTTGAAAATACGCTTGAAGACAGAATCGCCGAACTCGACAGTGAACAGATGAGCCAGGTTTTCAGTAATCTGGTTGCTAACGCGATTGCAGCGACGGGAAAAACAGGACTGATAACGATAACAATCGGCGGCGATAATAAAAATCTGAATATAAAGGTTATCGATTCCGGAACCGGTATTCCAAAAGAAAATATTTCCAAGATATTCGAGCCTTTCTTTACGACCAAACAGATAGGAGATGGTACCGGGCTTGGACTTGCGGTCGCTTATGGCATCGTCAAAATGCACAGGGGCGATATAGAAGTCGAATCTAATGCCGACCCTAAAAAGGGTTCGACAGGAACAACCTTTACGGTTATTTTGCCGAGAAGAAAGACGAATGGTTTTCAATAACAGGCTTTTAGGGGATTAATTGTGGAAGAATTATTTAAAGTTCTTGTTGTCGATGACGAAGCCGGGATGCGGTCGGGAGTAGCGAGGGTTTTGAATGATTACAGCATTAATTTGCCTGAAATAAAATCTGAAGTCAGATTTGAAGTGATAGAAGCAGTGAGCGCTGAAAGCGGGCTGGAGATGATAGAATCACAGCATCCTGATATTCTGTTTCTTGACCATAAACTGCCCGGAATGAGCGGCCTTGAACTGCTGAGTAAAATCGCGGAAAAGAAAATTGATGTGTTGACCGTGATGATTACGGCTTACGCTTCGCTGGAAGCAGCGGTTGAGGCAACGAAGAACGGCGCATATGATTTTCTTGCCAAGCCTTTCTCTCCCGGGGAGCTTAAGCATATGATTCGCAAAGCCGCCGGCAGAATTATTTATAAACGTCAGGCTAAAAATCTGTCTGAAGAAAAGAAAAGGGTTCGTTTCCAGTTTATTTCAGTACTTGCTCACGAGCTTAAGTCTCCGCTTGCGGCGATACAGGGTTATTTGAATATTGTCAATGACAGGGTTTTGGGCAATGAACTTGGCGCTTATGATAATGTGATTAACAGAAGCCTGATTCGGCTCGAAGGAATGAAAAAACTGATATTTGACCTGCTGGATATGACTCGGATTGAGTCTGAGCAGAAAAAGCGGGACTTTACTGATATTAATCTTTGTGAACTTGCCAAAAAGTCGGTTGAAACCTGTATTTTGACCGCGAAAGAGCGGAACATCGCCGTTAATCTTGAGGTTAAGAATGATTTAACGATGAAGGGCGATGTTTTCGAGATTGAAATTATATTGAATAACCTGATATCAAATGCGATTAAATACAATAACGATAGCGGGAAAGTTGACATCAACATAAGTACGAATAGAGAACGGATTGTTATAAAAGTCAGCGATACCGGCATCGGGATGAAAGAAGAAGAAATAAACAAACTATTTAAGGACTTCGTGAGGATAAAGAACGAAAAAACAAGAAATATCCTCGGAAGCGGCCTTGGGCTTTCAACCGTTAGAAAGCTTGCGGAACTATATAACGGGAAAGTAACAGTTGAAAGCGAATTTTCCAAAGGCAGCACTTTTACTGTCGAACTTTTGAGGGATTCGCAGGAATTTTTGAAAGAAGAAAATGAATCGTCAGGAAATAATATCCCGGTTAAAACAGAAAAACCATTCTGAACTTGGAAAGCTGTGGGATTTCGCCGACCGAATCCGAAAAGAAAATGTCGGCGAACAAATACATCTCAGGGGCCTGATTGAGTTTTCAAACATTTGCAGCAGGAAATGTCTCTATTGCGGCATAAACGCGGGCAACAGTAAATTACAGCGTTACCAGATGACTAAAGAAGAAATTCTCGAATGTGTCCAAGCAGCCTGTAAACTCGGATATGGAACGGTTGTTCTGCAAAGCGGTGAAAATAAAAGGCTGGATGTAAATTTTCTGGCGGACGTTATAAGAGAAATTAAGGAAACAACCGGCCTTGCGATTACTTTGAGCGTTGGCCAGTGGGACAGGGAAGTTTATAAACTGTGGAAGCAGGCGGGGGCCGACAGATTTCTTCTGAGATTCGAGACAAACGACGACGAATTGTATCGAAGGCTTCATCCTGACAGTAAAAATGGGGTAGAAGAACGATTCGAGGCGTTAAAATTACTAAAAGAGCTTGGTTATGAGGTCGGAAGCGGTGTAATGATTGGCCTGCCCGGCCAAAGCTATGAAAGCCTTGCGGACGATTTACTCGAATTCAAAGAACTCGACCTGGATATGATAGGTGTCGGGCCTTATATTAAACACGAGAATACTGAACTTGACAGAAATATGCAGGCATTCCTGCTTGGTTCAGAAAATCAGGTGCCGGCAACTGAGGAAATGGGTTATAAAGTTTTCGCACTGGCCAGGATTTTGTGCCCGAAAGCAAATATACCGGCGACTACGGCACTGGCGACACTCAATCCTGAAAATGGTTATGAAAAGGCGCTTGCCTGCGGGTGCAATGTGGTTATGCCGAATATTACGCCGATAAAGTACAGGCAATTTTACAATTTATACGAAGGCAAAACCTGCCGGCAGCATTTAGATTTCGATATGGCTATAAAACAAAGAATCGAAAAAATCAGCCGAATGGCAGGGAGCGGAAAGGGAGTCTCGCTCAGATTTCTGGAAAGAACGGAAAGCGGGGCAAAAATATGATAAAAGAAAAAACATTCAGCAGTACCGTAAAAGATTTCATCGATGATGATTATCTTCGCAGACTGATTGATGAGGCAAAACCGGATAAAGAAGCGGTCAGGGCAATTATAGCGAAAAGTCTCAACAAGCAGGCGCTGACAGTCGAGGAAACGGCGGTGCTTTTAGCTGCAGACAAAAAATTAACTGAAGAGATTTTTGCCGCGGCCCGGCAGTTAAAAAAAAATGTGTATGGAAACAGAATAGTCCTGTTCGCTCCTTTCTATATTGGCAATAAATGTATAAACGATTGCAAATATTGTGCTTTTCGGGTTTCCAATAAAGAAGCAATCAGGCGTACACTCAGCAGCGAGGAAATAATTGAACAGGTTGAGGCCCTTGAAAATGCCGGTCATAAACGGCTGATACTGGTTTTCGGTGAGCACAAGGAATATGACGCGGATTTTATAGCTCAATGCGTGCGGAATGTTTACAGCGTTAAAGTCGGCAACGGCGAAATTCGCAGGGTCAATATAAATGCCGCTCCATTGGATATTGAAGGATATAAAAAGGTTAAAAAGGCCGGCATCGGAACGTATCAGATTTTTATGGAGACCTATCATCACGAAACTTATGAGCAAAACCATCCGGTAACAACCATGAAAGGTGATTATTTGTATCGGCTCGATGGTTTGAGCAGGGCGTTCGAGGCCGGCTGCGACGATGTCGGAATCGGTGCGCTGTTCGGGTTGTATGACTGGCGGTTTGAAGTTCTCGGTCTTGTCAGCCATTCTCTATTTTTGCAGAAAAGTTACGGAGTCGGGCCGCATACGATTAGTTTTCCGAGAGTTCAGCCTGCCGCGGGTGTGAACATCGACAAAAAATGGATGGTCAGCGATTATGAATTTACGAAACTTGTCGCGATATTGAGACTTGCGGTTCCATATACCGGCCTGATTTTGACGGCACGTGAAAGTCCGGCTTTGCGAAGGGAGATGATGGGCTTCGGCGTTTCGCAGATTGACGCGGGAAGCAGAATTGAGATTGGCGGATATACGGAATTCGGCGATGCGCAGGTTATGGAACGCGAACAGTTTGTGCTTGGCGATATTCGCAGCCTTGACGATGTGATGAAAGAACTTATTGAAGATGATTTTGTTCCGAGTTTCTGTACTTCCTGTTACAGGCTGGGACGTACGGGCGAGCATTTTATGGAGTTTGCGATACCCGGCTTTATAAAAAAATTCTGCCAGCCGAACGCGCTGACTACCCTTATGGAATATCTTGTCGATTACGCATCTGATGAAACAAAAGAGGCGGGCTTGAAACTTATTGAAGCCGAGCTTGATAAGATGAAAGATGAAAAAATAAAAGAGCAGGTCAAAGAACGGCTGCAAAAGATTAAACAAACCAACCAAAGGGATATGTATTTTTAAAATGAATCTGCGCAAAGAAAAAGACCTTATAGGTGAAATGGAAATACCGGCCGATGCCCTATACGGTATTCATACGGCAAGGGCGATGGAGAATTTCCCGCTTGCGCTGCGGCCGGTGCATAAAAAGCTTATTTCAGCGTTTGGCGCAGTAAAACTTGCGTGCGCGAAAACCAATCACGAATTAAAAAGCTGGGATGATAAAAAATATTCTGTAATTCAGCAGGCCTGTCTGGAAATGATTGCCGGCAAACTTGACGAGCATATAAAGGTCGATGCTCTTCAGGGCGGGGCGGGGACGAGCACGAATATGAATGTTAACGAAGTGCTTGCGAATCGCGCTTTGGAAATTCTCGGTAAAAAGGCGGGCGATTACGATGTCATTTCGCCAATCGACGATATTAATCTTCATCAGTCAACTAACGATACTTATCCAACGGCTTTAAGAGTCGCGGCTCTGTGGGAGCTTACGGAGCTTGAGGGTGAAATTGTTGTTTTGCTCGAATCTTTTCAGCAAAAGGAAAAACAATTTGCCGATATTGTAAAACTTGGCAGGACACAGCTTCAGGATGCCGTTCTTACGACGCTTGGGCGGCAGATGAGCGCCTATGCCGAGGCGATAGGACGCGACAGGTGGCGGATTTATAAATGCGGAGAACGTTTGCGGGTTGTAAATCTCGGCGGTACGGCTATTGGAACGGGGCTGGGTGCGCCGAGAAAATATATCTTTCGTGCCGTTGAACATCTCAAGGATATCGCGAAACTGCCGCTTTGCAGGGCGGAAAATCTTATTGAAGCGACGCAGAATACGGATGTGTTCGTTGAAGTCAGCGGAATTCTTAAAGCTCTCGCTTCGAATCTGCTAAAAATTTCAACTGATTTGCGAATTATTTCGAGCGGACCAGACGGCGGAATCGGTGAGATTGTTCTGCCGGCAAGGCAGGCGGGTTCTTCGATTATGCCGGGCAAAATAAATCCTGTTATCCCGGAGGCGGTTTCGCAGGCGGCGATTGCGGTTATGGCAAACGATTCAGCGATTACACAGGCCTGTTCAGCGGGTAATCTCGAATTAAATCAGTTTATGCCGCTTATTGCAGATGCAATGCTGACGAATATACAATTATTGACGAATGCGTGCAGAATATTTGCCAAATTATGCATAAGCGGAATCGAGGCAAACGAAAAACGATGCAAACAAAACGTCGAGACTTCGACGGCGATTATTACTGCGCTTGTTGAAAAAATCGGTTATAAAATGTCGCAGGAAATCGCAGCAGCCGCTAAAAATGAGAATAAAACTATTCGACAAATTGTTATTGAACGCGGAATTATAAGCGAGGAAGAATTTGACGGTTTAATTTCTCCGCAGAAAGTAACAATGCTCGGCAGTGCGGATACTACGGAGAAAAAATGACCGGCACTCCGAAATCTCTGCGTTTACACATTGGCATATTCGGCAGGCGAAATGTTGGGAAGTCGTCGCTGCTGAACGCGATTACTCGTCAGCAGGTTTCGATTGTTTCGGAAGTCGCAGGCACGACGACAGACCCTGTGGAAAAGCCGATGGAGCTTTTGCCGATTGGGCCGGTGCTTTTTATCGATACGGCAGGAATCGACGATGCCGGGGCGCTTGGAGATTTGCGTATAAAGAAGACGAAACAGATTTTTGACCGGACAGAGCTTGGTGTAATTGTAAGCGATAACGGCAGGTGGGAGAATTTTGAACAGGGTATTTATGACGAGCTTTGCAGCAGAAAAACTCCTGTAATAGCTGTATTCAATAAGACTGATATTGCTCCATGCCGACAGGCTGCAATCGATAAGCTTAAATCAATGAATATTCCGATTGTGCAGACAACTGCGAATCAGCAAAAAGGCATAGTGGAATTTCGCCAGGCATTGATTAATACAGTGCCGGAAGATTTCATCAGTAATTCGACTATTATGGGCGACCTTGTCGGACCGGGGGGCTTGGCGGTTCTTGTTGTTCCGATAGATAAAGAGGCGCCGAAGGGCAGGCTGATTGCGCCGCAGGTTCAGTGCATACGCGATATACTTGAAATGGACGCTTATTGTGTGGTTGTGAAAGAACGCGAATTGTGCGATGTGCTGAAAAGGCTTGAGAACCAGAGGCCGAAAATCGTTGTTACGGATTCGCAGGCTTTTCTTAAAGTCGCAGGCGATACTCCGGACGATATTCCTCTTACTTCTTTTTCGATACTATTTGCCAGATTCAAAGGCGACCTGAATGAATTTGTCAACGGAGCTTTGGCAATCGAGAAATTGAAGCCTGATGATAAAATTCTTATCACCGAGTCATGTTCGCATCATCCTATCGCGGAAGATATTGGAAGGGTCAAGATTCCGCGATGGCTGACGCAATATGTCGGCGGGAAACTGGCGTTCGATATTTACCAGGGAAATGATTTTCCGGAAAATCTGGCAGATTATAAACTTGTTATACAATGCGGCGGGTGCATGACGAACAGAAGACAGGTGCTTTCGAGAATAGAACATTGCCGAAAAGTAGGTGTTCCTGTGACAAATTATGGAGTTGCGATAGCGTATATACTTGGTATATTTGAGCGGGCACTTAGGCCTTTTGCCGGCAGTCTGGATTATTTTATGAGGAAAGGACAGTAGTATGGCGAAAAAAATCGTTATTCTTGCGATAGACGATGATTCTGATGTGCTCAACGCCCTGAGAATTATTCTCGAAGCCAACGGTTTTGAGATGGTCGAGGCGTATTCTGCAGAGGAAGGATTGGCCAAATATAAGGAATCGAATCCCGATTTTATCCTGGTGGATTTGATGATGGAAGAAGTCGACGCCGGGCTGAATTTCGTCAGGGAAATCCGCTGCTTAAATAACAAGGCTCCGGTTTATATGCTTTCGAGTGTAGGCGATAATCTTAGTCAGACTACAAGCTATATTGAGCTGGGTCTGGATGGCGTTTTGCAAAAGCCTGTAAACAATGACACGCTTTTGAAAATAATTCGGACAAGAGTTAATTCCTGATATACTATTTTATAGTAAATTCAAAAAGGAGTATTTATTTCGGTTTCTCAAGACCTTCCACTACTGCGCCGCTTTCGAGTATGAACGGCGGACCTTCCTGCGTTTCAATTTTCACATTTTTAAGAGTCACTTTGGCGTTACGAATCGTTAAACCCTTCGGCGCCGTAATATGAACGTTTTCCAGCACAACATCTGTTATGGGCCACTCCGGCAGGCCGACTATAATACCGGCACTTTTGGGACTGGTAGCCGTAAGGTTTGAGATTTTAATTTTGCTGTATTTTGGCGTCGAGTCGGTGACCGGCTGTGCCGTATCTTCCTTCGGGATTTTAGGATAGTACGCAGTAATATTAATCGGAGTTTTCACATTTTTCATCGTGAGGTCGCTATAAGTAATGTTTTCGACAATGCCGCCTTTTCCGCGGGTTGATTTAATCCTGAGTCCGCTTTCTGTATTTTCGAATGTGCAGTTTTTAACGGTCATATTCTGCACACCGCCGATAGTTTCACTGCCTATGGACATTCCGTGACCGTGAAAAAAATTACAGCCTGTAACATTAATATATTGGCAGGCGGCATTTGGATGGGCGAGGTCGGGACGGCCTGATTTCATTACGATGTTATCATCGCCGGTGTCGATGACGCAATCGGTAATGGTGACATAACGGGAAGCACTGGGGTCGATAGCGTCTGTATTTGGCGAATCATCAGGGGCCGTTATCGTTACTCTTGCAATTTCCACATCCTCACAATTTCGGGGGATAATATGGAAACTTGGCGAATTGGTCAGCGTAACGTCTTTGATTCGCACGCCAACGCAGTTATTTAAAACCACCAAACGCGGACGTTTTCCTGTCTCCGGCTGTTTGGCTTTTTTTGCCGCTCGGACAGGTTCCCACCATCTGGCACCGGAGCCGTCAATTGTGCCTTTGCCGCTTATGGTTATGTTTGTCAGGTTATTGCCGTTTACAAATTCCAAAGGATCATTGCTACTTTTGTTTTCTGTGTTCACGAAATCGTTTGGGTCGTCTGTTGCTTTTAAAATTGCACCCTCGTCAAGCTGAAGTGTGATATTACTTCTAAGAAAAACAGGCTTGCTCAGATATGTTCCTGCTGTTAGACGAACCGTGCCGCTGCCGGCTTTGCCGCATTCATCAATCGCTTTTTGTATTGCTTCTGTGTCGAGTGTTTTGCCGTCGCCTTTGGCGCCGAAATTACGGATGTCGAGAATTTTTGCTTCAACTTTATTTGAGTCAGCGACAGGATCTTTGCGGAAGCAGGGTTTTAGTTCCGGTGCGATACGGACAAGTTCTTCAACGACCAGCCGGGCAAACTCTACACTGCCTTTAGCGTTGAGATGAGTATTATCGACCTGATTATTGTCCTTGACGGGGCTTAGCTCGATACATTTTTCCTTACATAGCTTTTCGCATAGTTCTTTACTGCTTGCGTGAAGGTCAATTAGCGGAACGTTTTTCTCTTTGGCGATTTGTTTGACTGCTTCGACATAAGGTACCAGGCTTGAATTGATTTTACCGTTTCCGGATTTGTCCCATTGCCTGCGAACAAGCGAGGTAACCAAAATCGGCTTTGCGCCAATAGCGCGAGCTTCGTCCACATAACGAGTCATATATTCACGATAAGTAGTATTTGGCTCTGTCGAACGTTCGGGGCCTTTGCCGGGTTCATCGTTATGGCCGAACTGAATTAAATAATAATCGCCTTTGAGTTCCAAAGCCTGGGCCCAGCGATTTTCGGCGATGAAACTTTTTGAGCTTCTGCCGCCGGCCGCTGTATTGACACATTCTGCCTTGTCGGTGAGAAATTGCCTGAAACCAAGTCCCCAGCCGGACTTGTCTGTAACCGTAGAATCGCCAACGAGAACAATTCGTACCTTATGCACATTAACATCCTGCACAGGTTTAGCGTCTTTTTCAGCTGCGAAGCCGGTTAAATGAAAAATACAAACGGCTAAAACTAATCCTATAATTTTTTTGCAGTTCATAAACATATCCCTTCACTGAAAGCAGAATGATGTTATCTAAGGTTCAAACACAAAAACCCGTTTTTAACAAACGAATATTTTGAAACCAAAAGTTCCAAAACGCGCAACGTCAAAGATGTTATTATTACCTTATATACCCCAATCCATTATAGATTGCAATATGCCGTAAATATTATTAAAATGACGTCTATGGAATGTCTTAGCGGCTGATTTCTAAACAGTTTATAATGATAATTAGAACAGGAGTTGAGATGGCAGATAAAGAAACGGATTTGACAATCGAGCCTGAAGGATTAAACGAGTTTGAACGCCGACCTGTACCCCAAAGCGCATTATTAAGATTCAAGGATTTTATCGGTATGTATGCGGGGGAACATTGCGCAGGAACTGAACTGATGATTGGGCCGCTTTTTGTCGCTGCGGGCGTAAGCGCGTTCGATTTGATATTCGGTTTGCTTTTGGGTAACGCACTGGCGGTTTTAAGCTGGACGTTCCTTTGTGCTCCTATCGCGACACGTTCACGTCTGACGCTTTATTATCAGTTGGAGAAAATTTGCGGCAAGAAACTGGTAGTATTATACAATTTCGCCAACGGCATTATGTTTTGTTTTCTTGCAGGCTCAATGATTACAGTAGCCGCGACTGCTATAGGAGTCTGGTTCGAATTCAGGATGCCCGGCCTGAACGACCTCTATCCGAACAGCTTCGGCTGGGTTCTTGCCGTTTTCGCTGTTGGAGCATTAATTTCCGTCGTTGCCGCTTATGGTTATAAAATCGTTTCCAAAATCGCCAACATTGCGGCCCCCTGGATGCTGCTGGTTTTCTTCGTTTTTGGAATTGTAGGCTTAAAACAATTCATCAGCGTAACTGGCGCACAGATTAATGGCTTGTCCGACCTTTGGACTCTTGCCAATACTCAGATATGGAAGGGCGGCGCTGCGCTGCCCGGACAGGTCAAATTCACCTTCTGGCATGTAACCTTTTTCGCCTGGTTCTGCAATATGGCTATGCACATTGGGATGTCGGACCTTTCTATTTTCCGCTATGCGAAAAAATCCTGGTATGGCGTGGCTTCCGGTTCGGGAATGTATCTTGGCCATTTCTTTGCGTGGATTGCCGCTTCGATACTTTATGCCTATCAGCTCCATATAAATCCTGAGAATACGGATGTTCTGCCCGGGCCGATGGCTTACAGGGCTGCGGGCATCACAGGTCTTATTTGCGTAATTATCGCCTGCTGGACGACGGCCAATCCCACCATTTACAGGGCAGGTCTCGCGTTTCAGGCTATAATACCGAAAAGTTCGAGATTTGCCGTAACAATCGCAACAGGATTAATAGCTACAGTTGCCGGTATGTTTCCTGCGATAGCGATGAAGCTTCTCAATTTCGTCGCACTATATGGGATGCTGCTGATGCCGATGGGTGCCGTGATTTTTGTAGATTTCTGGCTCCTGAAAAAATTTGGCCTGCGCAGCAATTATGCCGAGATAAGTAAAAAAACTTTTAACTGGGCCGCTGGCCTGAGCTGGTTTGTAACGCTGGGAGTCTGCTGGTGGCTGGTGATATATGGCGGCGTTCAGATATTTTTCGTAAGTCTGCCGGGCTGGTTTATTACAGCAATTTTATATGTTGTGCTGAGCAAAATATATCAGAAGAAGGTTTATGGGCATTTAACTGCGGAGGCAAGCTGAAATATGACTAATCAGATTTTTAAAATAATCTCGTTTCTGGCTCTTGTCATTTTGATACTGCCGTCGTTTATGTACTTTGCCGACAAGATGAATCTTGACCAGGTTAAAAATGCAATGCTGGCGGCTACTGTTATCTGGTTCGTTGCCGCAAGCCTGTGGATGTGGAAAAGTAATTCGGTATAATGCTATCTCACCATAACTTGGCCGGAGTCGACAACGAGAGTTTGTCCGGTAATAACTCTCGACTGGTCGGATGACAGGAAAATCACGGCGTCCGCGATATCCTGACCTTTGATTTCAACGCCGAGAATCGTTTTGTTCACATAATATGGAATGACCTCTTCGGGCCTGATGCCGTATTTTTTTGCGCAGATTTTAATATATTCCGGATTCCATATTTTTGAACCTTCGAAAACATTTCCCGGACAAATTGAATTCACACGTATTCCGTATTTGCCCAGTTCCATCGCCCAGCCTCTGGCCATATGTATTTCGCCTGCTTTGGTCGCGTTATAAGGCGTGTTGTTTTTGCTGGCTTCCAAACCTGATTTTGAGCTTAAGTTTATTATGCTGCCGCCGATGCCCTGGGCAATCATTATTTTCGCGGCATATTTTGCCATCAGCAGATAACCGGTCAGATTTATTTCCAGTGCCAGCCGCCATTTATCGGCGGGCATATCCACCAGCGAATATGCCGGTGCGATACCGGCCGCGTTGACAAGAATATCGAGTCCGCCGAATTCGTCCATTATTTGACTGAAAGCATTTTTAACGCTGGATTCATCAGTCACATTACACACAGCGACAATAACTTCAGCGGAAGGAAGCTCTTTTAATATTTCGCTTTTTGTCTGCTGCGCCGCTGCTGAGTCAATATCGGCCAGTGTCACAAAAGCTCCTGCTTTTGCAAGACCGATAGCGATACTTTTTCCAAGTCCGCTTCCGGCACCGGTAACAACGGCAATTTTATCTTTTAATTGGCCGTCATTTGTATTGCCTGCGGCTTTCTGACGAAAAGCTTCCGATTCCCAGTTATTGACAAAATCTATTTCCCGCCTGCGGAGCGGCTTGATGCCGCCGAAAGACAAAGCGTTATGTCGAATAAATAAAGAGCTTGATACGATATCCCTGATAACGCCTGCGGTTTTTTCAGGAGCGGTTACAAATAATCCGAGACCTTTGACTAAAAACGCTTTTGAAAGTTTTTCACCTTTTTTAATTTGCGAACTCAATTTCGCCGCTATTTTTTCAGAATTTACCGTTTCCAGCCAAATAGGCGTTCCGTTAGCGTAAACAAGCTCGTCAGGGCTAAGACAAGGACAGGAAAGCATCTTTTTAATGTTTTTATGCTTTAAAAAGCCTGCGATGGTATTATCAATGAAGAATTTTACCGGCACATATTTACCGGCGGCTTTATAGTATGCTTTTCTTATGGCATGTTTCGCATTCGTTATTTCCTGCGACGGCAGAACTTTTGGTATAGCCGCCCAGGGGCATTTAAGACCGGCCTGCATAATCTTTACAACCTGCGAAACCAGCTTTAGTGAGGTGTTCATGGATTCGGAACTGATAATAAGACCGTGTTTTTCAAGGAAAAGAACTGCCGGCTTTTTTTTGTACTGCGATTGATACTTATTAATTAAGGCCGATATTTTTTTGGCGAGCATAAAACCCGGGTCAACATAGGGAATCCATAACGGGGGATTCTTCCAGCCGTTGAAAATTTTATCGACCTTTTGCTGTCCATCTTTGGCGTTAAC harbors:
- the hydG gene encoding [FeFe] hydrogenase H-cluster radical SAM maturase HydG, with the protein product MIKEKTFSSTVKDFIDDDYLRRLIDEAKPDKEAVRAIIAKSLNKQALTVEETAVLLAADKKLTEEIFAAARQLKKNVYGNRIVLFAPFYIGNKCINDCKYCAFRVSNKEAIRRTLSSEEIIEQVEALENAGHKRLILVFGEHKEYDADFIAQCVRNVYSVKVGNGEIRRVNINAAPLDIEGYKKVKKAGIGTYQIFMETYHHETYEQNHPVTTMKGDYLYRLDGLSRAFEAGCDDVGIGALFGLYDWRFEVLGLVSHSLFLQKSYGVGPHTISFPRVQPAAGVNIDKKWMVSDYEFTKLVAILRLAVPYTGLILTARESPALRREMMGFGVSQIDAGSRIEIGGYTEFGDAQVMEREQFVLGDIRSLDDVMKELIEDDFVPSFCTSCYRLGRTGEHFMEFAIPGFIKKFCQPNALTTLMEYLVDYASDETKEAGLKLIEAELDKMKDEKIKEQVKERLQKIKQTNQRDMYF
- the hydE gene encoding [FeFe] hydrogenase H-cluster radical SAM maturase HydE — protein: MNRQEIISRLKQKNHSELGKLWDFADRIRKENVGEQIHLRGLIEFSNICSRKCLYCGINAGNSKLQRYQMTKEEILECVQAACKLGYGTVVLQSGENKRLDVNFLADVIREIKETTGLAITLSVGQWDREVYKLWKQAGADRFLLRFETNDDELYRRLHPDSKNGVEERFEALKLLKELGYEVGSGVMIGLPGQSYESLADDLLEFKELDLDMIGVGPYIKHENTELDRNMQAFLLGSENQVPATEEMGYKVFALARILCPKANIPATTALATLNPENGYEKALACGCNVVMPNITPIKYRQFYNLYEGKTCRQHLDFDMAIKQRIEKISRMAGSGKGVSLRFLERTESGAKI
- a CDS encoding ATP-binding protein, producing the protein MEELFKVLVVDDEAGMRSGVARVLNDYSINLPEIKSEVRFEVIEAVSAESGLEMIESQHPDILFLDHKLPGMSGLELLSKIAEKKIDVLTVMITAYASLEAAVEATKNGAYDFLAKPFSPGELKHMIRKAAGRIIYKRQAKNLSEEKKRVRFQFISVLAHELKSPLAAIQGYLNIVNDRVLGNELGAYDNVINRSLIRLEGMKKLIFDLLDMTRIESEQKKRDFTDINLCELAKKSVETCILTAKERNIAVNLEVKNDLTMKGDVFEIEIILNNLISNAIKYNNDSGKVDINISTNRERIVIKVSDTGIGMKEEEINKLFKDFVRIKNEKTRNILGSGLGLSTVRKLAELYNGKVTVESEFSKGSTFTVELLRDSQEFLKEENESSGNNIPVKTEKPF
- a CDS encoding aspartate ammonia-lyase, with translation MNLRKEKDLIGEMEIPADALYGIHTARAMENFPLALRPVHKKLISAFGAVKLACAKTNHELKSWDDKKYSVIQQACLEMIAGKLDEHIKVDALQGGAGTSTNMNVNEVLANRALEILGKKAGDYDVISPIDDINLHQSTNDTYPTALRVAALWELTELEGEIVVLLESFQQKEKQFADIVKLGRTQLQDAVLTTLGRQMSAYAEAIGRDRWRIYKCGERLRVVNLGGTAIGTGLGAPRKYIFRAVEHLKDIAKLPLCRAENLIEATQNTDVFVEVSGILKALASNLLKISTDLRIISSGPDGGIGEIVLPARQAGSSIMPGKINPVIPEAVSQAAIAVMANDSAITQACSAGNLELNQFMPLIADAMLTNIQLLTNACRIFAKLCISGIEANEKRCKQNVETSTAIITALVEKIGYKMSQEIAAAAKNENKTIRQIVIERGIISEEEFDGLISPQKVTMLGSADTTEKK
- a CDS encoding [Fe-Fe] hydrogenase large subunit C-terminal domain-containing protein, which translates into the protein MRDSSNKPLVTTLGERCRICYTCVRECPAKAIRIANGQAEVIAERCIGCGNCVRVCSQKAKQILDSKQKVYELLKSNSKTAVILAPSFPAEFVEFKCEELVGMIRSLGFDYVNEVGFGADLIADRYNKLLDESGPNCKYIATSCPAIIAYVEKYHPDLVGNLAPIVSPMVATAKVLHQIYGEDLRVVFVGPCIAKKGEITSVNMDSEVDASLTFIELREMLEAELGSEKAQNSMFDEPLAGVGAIFPISRGLFQSAGIEEDLVSGKIVAVEGGNSFVDAFKEFESGDMNVRLLEVLACNGCIMGPGISNKKPLFNRRASVSSYVQEKMSNFDRKKWEKNVKRFENLDLSRKFSAYDQRIKLIQEDDLEHILVRMGKYTAEDELNCGACGYNTCREHALAIWKGLAESEMCLPYSIEQLHKTIEDLANSNNQLANTQEALMQSEKLASMGQLAAGVAHEINNPLGVVLMYAHLLLEKYRDDILLKDDLRLIAEQADRCKKIVGGLLNFARKNKAILQPADIYEIIDKSIQAVPNEKGVEIMVENTLEDRIAELDSEQMSQVFSNLVANAIAATGKTGLITITIGGDNKNLNIKVIDSGTGIPKENISKIFEPFFTTKQIGDGTGLGLAVAYGIVKMHRGDIEVESNADPKKGSTGTTFTVILPRRKTNGFQ